A genomic region of Persephonella marina EX-H1 contains the following coding sequences:
- a CDS encoding peptidylprolyl isomerase, protein MFKVIIFLLGLITSVYAYEGFGWNIDPSTKNKVVAKVGDVEITEMEVQRMMKILLPMNFYHRNITEEKLKEIREKAIQNLIYRELLYYEAKKKGLKVTEKEINNLMDQLIKQYKSKENLEKLLKQTGLTIEGFKKELEKRLLVDKLIKKYAIVSLTDKDLKEYYEKNKDKFKEPASVKVRYIYIKVDPSDPKGREKAREKAKKAYKEIKEGKDFGDVAYRYSDDLSRIKGGDIGYVHKGRFPKQIEEEIYKLDVGQVSKIIETDTGLHIVKIEDKRPPRLVPYEEIKDKLKKELTEVMQERKFNELIKDAKKNLKVEIYEDKKDS, encoded by the coding sequence ATGTTCAAGGTAATAATCTTTCTTTTAGGCTTAATAACATCCGTTTATGCATATGAAGGATTTGGATGGAATATAGATCCATCCACAAAAAATAAAGTTGTTGCAAAGGTAGGAGATGTTGAGATTACAGAGATGGAAGTTCAGAGAATGATGAAAATTCTTCTACCTATGAACTTTTATCACAGGAATATAACTGAGGAAAAACTTAAAGAGATAAGGGAAAAAGCAATCCAGAATCTCATATACAGGGAACTTCTATATTATGAAGCAAAGAAGAAAGGATTAAAAGTGACGGAAAAAGAGATCAATAATCTTATGGATCAGCTGATAAAGCAGTACAAATCAAAAGAGAATCTTGAAAAACTTTTAAAACAGACCGGTCTTACGATTGAGGGATTTAAAAAAGAGCTGGAAAAAAGGCTTTTAGTTGATAAACTCATCAAAAAGTATGCAATAGTATCTTTAACCGATAAAGACCTTAAAGAGTACTATGAAAAAAACAAAGATAAATTCAAAGAACCTGCCTCCGTAAAAGTAAGATACATATATATCAAGGTTGATCCCTCCGATCCGAAAGGAAGGGAGAAAGCCAGAGAAAAGGCAAAGAAAGCATATAAGGAGATAAAAGAAGGAAAAGATTTTGGTGATGTAGCTTACAGATACTCAGATGATCTGAGCAGGATAAAAGGTGGAGATATAGGTTACGTTCACAAGGGAAGATTTCCAAAACAGATTGAGGAAGAGATATATAAACTTGATGTTGGACAGGTCAGTAAAATAATTGAGACTGATACTGGGCTTCATATAGTGAAGATTGAGGATAAAAGACCTCCAAGACTTGTTCCTTATGAGGAAATAAAAGATAAGCTGAAAAAAGAACTTACAGAGGTAATGCAGGAAAGAAAGTTTAATGAACTTATAAAAGATGCCAAGAAAAACCTGAAGGTAGAGATCTACGAGGATAAAAAAGATTCCTGA
- a CDS encoding 6-bladed beta-propeller, producing the protein MNYKNIFLCLFIGLFIFERAKAQTLYFPEPRPGVEVRIKYLGQIPDISRESESNFLDFLFGEKKELELPDYLGKPYGVVAVGSTVFFTDTAHALIYSYNLKTKKLKDLHFPIPFELPMGITFSKKKRILYISDAKLQKVFGFNTKGQLVVAIGRKGEFKKPVGLAVDDDLNRLYVVDTFDHRIKVYDLDGNYLFGFGRRGDGPGEFNYPTNIFVNKNNSNIYITDTQLFRIQVFTKDFEHILTIGGIGDLPGRFARPKGIAVDSDGNIYVVDAAFNNFQIFSSEGDLLYYIGGPGFGPAEFLLPAGIYIDEKDRIFVVDSLNKRIQIFKYLKKEK; encoded by the coding sequence ATGAATTATAAAAATATTTTTCTATGCTTATTTATAGGTCTGTTTATATTTGAGAGGGCGAAAGCCCAGACTTTATATTTTCCTGAGCCAAGACCTGGTGTTGAGGTAAGGATTAAATACTTAGGCCAGATTCCTGATATATCCAGAGAGAGTGAAAGTAACTTTCTGGATTTTCTTTTCGGCGAGAAAAAAGAACTGGAACTACCTGATTATCTTGGCAAACCTTACGGTGTTGTTGCTGTTGGGAGTACTGTATTTTTTACCGATACAGCCCATGCTCTTATTTACTCCTATAACTTAAAAACTAAGAAATTAAAAGATCTTCACTTTCCTATACCCTTTGAACTGCCTATGGGGATCACATTTTCAAAAAAGAAAAGAATTCTATACATCTCGGATGCGAAACTACAGAAAGTTTTTGGGTTTAATACGAAAGGACAGCTTGTGGTTGCGATAGGAAGGAAAGGTGAGTTTAAAAAACCTGTCGGTCTTGCGGTTGATGATGATCTGAACAGGCTGTATGTGGTTGATACCTTTGATCACAGAATAAAGGTTTATGATCTTGATGGAAACTACCTTTTCGGTTTTGGAAGAAGAGGGGACGGACCAGGTGAGTTTAACTACCCAACAAATATATTCGTAAACAAGAACAACAGCAACATATATATTACCGATACACAGCTTTTCAGAATTCAGGTTTTTACAAAAGATTTTGAGCATATTCTTACTATTGGCGGAATTGGAGATCTTCCTGGAAGATTTGCAAGACCTAAAGGAATAGCTGTTGATAGTGATGGTAATATATACGTAGTTGACGCTGCATTCAATAACTTTCAGATATTTTCATCTGAAGGAGATCTACTGTACTATATAGGAGGCCCTGGATTTGGACCTGCAGAATTCCTTTTACCTGCCGGAATTTATATTGATGAAAAAGACAGAATTTTTGTTGTTGATTCATTAAATAAAAGGATACAGATATTCAAGTATCTTAAAAAGGAGAAATAA
- a CDS encoding cytochrome c3 family protein, whose translation MFFFYLIVFLSFSASLYAGIEDTKHNLAEHNGRLLNPNVEGSQLALCIWCHTLNINTSFVEVEFKWDPQKPVENFTIYGQSKKKKILKEMLPASLACLTCHDGANAPNITFGRASTGVSVHSHPVFVVYRPGTYYLKPFNSPLIGWGKKNFVGDLVKDYNGRIQCGSCHDPHSTNKLFLRHPNKGSMFCMGCHEL comes from the coding sequence TATTTAATAGTTTTTTTGTCTTTTTCAGCTTCATTATATGCCGGTATTGAGGATACTAAACATAATCTTGCAGAGCACAACGGAAGACTTTTAAACCCAAATGTTGAAGGGTCACAGTTAGCCCTCTGTATATGGTGTCACACATTAAACATTAACACCTCCTTCGTGGAAGTAGAATTCAAATGGGATCCACAAAAACCTGTAGAAAACTTTACGATTTACGGTCAGTCTAAAAAGAAAAAGATTCTGAAAGAGATGCTACCTGCATCTTTAGCATGTCTAACATGTCACGATGGTGCAAATGCACCAAATATAACATTTGGAAGAGCATCAACAGGTGTCAGTGTACACAGTCATCCTGTATTTGTTGTTTACAGACCAGGTACATATTACTTAAAGCCATTTAACAGCCCATTAATTGGATGGGGAAAGAAAAACTTTGTAGGAGATCTTGTTAAAGATTACAACGGCAGGATACAGTGTGGAAGCTGTCACGATCCACACTCAACAAACAAACTTTTCCTGAGACACCCTAATAAAGGTAGTATGTTCTGTATGGGATGCCATGAATTATAA